A stretch of Rhododendron vialii isolate Sample 1 chromosome 4a, ASM3025357v1 DNA encodes these proteins:
- the LOC131323858 gene encoding uncharacterized mitochondrial protein AtMg00860-like codes for MDLMNCIFCAYLDRFVVVFVDDILIYSPTEEEHQSDLTFVLELLREHQLYAKLSKCEFWLSEVNFLGHVVSKGGVSIDPGKIESIMNYWHRPKNVFEIRSFLGLAWYYRRFVLDFSHLAAPMTRLTCKGTRFFWSDSCEAAFKELKKRLTTVPVLIVPEHGVGYSVYCDASKEGLGCVLMQTGRVVAYGSR; via the coding sequence atggacttgatgaatTGTATTTTCTGTGCTTATCTTGATCGTTTTGTTGTCGTCTTTGTGGATGACATCTTGATTTACTCACCTACTGAGGAAGAACATCAATCTGATCTTACCtttgttcttgaactcttgagagagcaccaATTGTACGCAAAACTTAGTaaatgtgagttttggttatccgaagtcAATTTTTTGGGTCATGTGGTTTCGAAAGGTGGGGTGTCTATTGATCCAGGAAAGATAGAGTCGATTATGAATTATTGGCATCGACCGAAGAATGTATTCGAaattcgtagtttcttgggtttggccTGGTACTACCGCCGTTTTGTTCTTGACTTCTCTCATTTAGCGGCACCAATGACCAGATTAACGTGTAAAGGGACCCGTTTCTTTTGGAGTGACTCGTGTGAGGCAGCTTTTAAGGAGTTAAAGAAGCGATTGACTACCGTACctgttttgattgtgcccgaacatggagttggctactccgtATATTGTGATGCATCAAAGGAAGGGTTgggatgcgtgttgatgcaaACGGGGCGAGTAGTAGCGTATGGGTCACGATAg